In a genomic window of Streptomyces koelreuteriae:
- the wblA gene encoding transcriptional regulator WblA, with translation MGWVVDWSAQAACRTTDPDELFVQGAAQNRAKAVCTGCPVRTECLADALDNRVEFGVWGGMTERERRALLRRRPTVTSWRRLLETARSEYERGTGVVSLDDDEIYENYAAVG, from the coding sequence ATGGGCTGGGTAGTCGACTGGAGTGCGCAGGCGGCCTGCCGCACTACCGATCCGGACGAACTGTTCGTTCAGGGAGCAGCGCAGAACAGGGCCAAGGCGGTGTGCACCGGATGTCCGGTGCGTACGGAGTGCCTGGCCGACGCGCTCGACAATCGCGTCGAGTTCGGCGTGTGGGGAGGCATGACGGAGCGGGAGCGCCGCGCACTGCTGCGCAGGCGTCCCACGGTGACGTCCTGGCGCCGGCTGCTGGAGACGGCGCGCAGTGAGTACGAGCGTGGCACGGGTGTCGTGTCCCTCGACGACGACGAGATCTACGAGAACTACGCCGCGGTGGGGTGA